A section of the Rubrobacter calidifluminis genome encodes:
- a CDS encoding substrate-binding domain-containing protein produces the protein MGVNRKGSGGRVTIREVAAELGVAPSTVSNAYNRPDQLSPELRERVFEVARRLGYAGPDPMGRGLRRGRAGAVGVLYTDRLSYAFADPAAVMFFEGVSQATEEAGLGLLLIPGRSLGERDVSAVREAVVDGFVVWCMAAEDPLVGAAFERRLPVVLVDQPPVEGIPSVGVDDEGAAREAAEHLTGLGHRRVAVVSFEFTPRTRGGFRRLDRREEAAFRPSRLRLAGYAAALEEAGVDPSGVPVYECPENTIEEGRRAARALLTREPRPTALLAMSDQLAFGAIEAARELGLPVPQDLSVVGFDDVPAAARSAPPLTTVRQPHVEKGRRAGEMLIALLAGGETAGTVLLPTRLVVRGSTAGPPSSG, from the coding sequence ATGGGAGTCAATCGGAAAGGATCCGGCGGGCGGGTGACGATCCGGGAGGTGGCGGCGGAGCTGGGGGTGGCGCCTTCGACGGTTTCGAACGCGTACAACCGGCCGGATCAGCTCTCTCCGGAGTTAAGGGAGCGGGTGTTCGAGGTGGCGCGGAGGCTGGGGTATGCCGGGCCGGACCCGATGGGGCGGGGGCTCAGGCGGGGGCGGGCGGGGGCGGTGGGGGTGCTCTACACGGACAGGCTCTCGTATGCCTTCGCGGATCCTGCGGCGGTGATGTTCTTCGAGGGGGTCTCGCAGGCCACCGAGGAGGCCGGGCTGGGGCTGCTTCTGATCCCGGGCCGCTCGCTCGGGGAGAGGGATGTCTCGGCCGTCCGGGAGGCGGTGGTCGACGGGTTCGTAGTGTGGTGCATGGCCGCGGAGGATCCTCTGGTAGGTGCGGCGTTCGAGCGGCGGCTGCCCGTGGTGCTGGTGGATCAGCCGCCGGTCGAGGGGATACCCTCCGTCGGTGTGGACGACGAAGGGGCGGCGAGGGAAGCTGCGGAGCACCTGACCGGGCTCGGTCACCGCAGGGTCGCCGTCGTCTCCTTCGAGTTCACCCCCAGGACCAGGGGCGGGTTCAGGAGGCTGGATCGCCGGGAGGAAGCCGCCTTCAGGCCCTCGCGGCTGCGGCTCGCCGGGTACGCCGCCGCGCTGGAGGAAGCCGGGGTCGATCCTTCCGGGGTTCCAGTCTACGAGTGTCCGGAGAACACCATCGAGGAAGGGAGGAGGGCGGCGCGCGCCCTGCTCACGCGCGAGCCCCGGCCGACGGCGCTTCTGGCGATGAGCGACCAGCTCGCGTTCGGCGCGATCGAAGCCGCCCGCGAGCTCGGGCTTCCGGTACCGCAGGACCTCTCGGTCGTCGGTTTCGACGACGTTCCGGCGGCCGCGCGATCGGCTCCGCCGCTCACCACCGTTCGCCAGCCGCACGTCGAGAAAGGGAGGCGGGCCGGGGAGATGCTCATCGCGCTCCTCGCAGGAGGAGAGACCGCCGGGACCGTGCTCCTCCCCACCCGGCTCGTCGTTCGGGGCTCCACGGCGGGGCCGCCATCATCCGGATGA